The following are encoded in a window of Panicum virgatum strain AP13 chromosome 5N, P.virgatum_v5, whole genome shotgun sequence genomic DNA:
- the LOC120674457 gene encoding probable E3 ubiquitin-protein ligase ATL45: MATNSGGYDNYDYYHHQQRRSSPMTAVAAAIAVSLAAVVLLAKLLRFWLRSLKEAQEADRRRVPPSSGGGQHAAAGPPPPAPAAVSVEMARSVGPLVCTYRRADGWQEAACAVCLAELADGEAARVLPECKHYFHAECVGEWLRAHDTCPLCRTPLDPTADV, from the coding sequence ATGGCCACCAACTCCGGCGGGTACGACAATTACGACTactaccaccaccagcagcgtcGTAGCTCGCCGATGACGGCGGTGGCTGCCGCCATCGCCGTCAGCCTGGCCGCCGTCGTTCTGCTCGCCAAGCTGCTCCGATTCTGGCTCCGCTCGCTCAAGGAGGCGCAGGAGGCCGACCGTCGTCGTGTACCTCCGAGCAGCGGCGGGGGGCAGCACGCAGCcgcaggcccgccgccgccggcgcccgcggcggtgtCCGTTGAGATGGCGCGGTCGGTGGGGCCGCTGGTGTGCACGTACCGGCGGGCGGACGGGTGGCAGGAGGCGGCGTGCGCGGTGTGCCTGGCAGAGCTGGCCGACGGCGAGGCCGCCCGGGTGCTGCCGGAGTGCAAGCACTACTTCCACGCCGAGTGCGTCGGCGAGTGGCTCCGCGCGCACGACACTTGCCCGCTCTGCCGCACCCCGCTAGATCCCACCGCCGATGTCTGA